The genomic segment AGCGCGCCCAAGTGCACAGCGTGGCGGATCCAGGACTCACCGATGCGCTGGAGTTCGAAGACGGCAAACTCATTCTGAGCAAGTGCGATCACTTGCGCGACGTCAACTGGCCGAATCTGGAAGCCCGCTTCGGCCGCGAACGTCTCGCCGAAGCATTCGCCTCCTCCGAGCTCGTGGCGTTCGTCAATTGGACGATGCTCCCGGCCATGAGCGACATCTGGGAAACCCTCCAGCGCGAACTCATGCCCCAGTTGTCCGGACCTCCCCGCCGCCTGTTTCTGGACCTCGCGGACCCGGAAAAAAGGCGTCGGGAGGACATTCGAAGAGCCCTGGAACTCATGGTTCGATTTCGCGGGCCGTTCAACGTCACGCTGGGCCTGAACGAGAAGGAAGCGGGGGAACTCGCCAAGGTTCTGGAATTACCCCCTCGTCCGCGAACCGAGGAAGGCTTGGCGGAGCTCGCACAGGCCTTGCACGAGAAGATCGGCGTGGACACCTTGGTCATTCATCCCGTTCGTTACGCGCTGACGGCTTCGCCGAGCGGCGTGGAGGTCGTCCAGGGTCCTTTCGTGCCGAATCCCAAAATCACCACCGGTGCCGGCGACCATTTCAACGCGGGGTTCTGCCTCGGTCAAATGCTGGGGTTCAGCGACGCCGAGTCATTGCTCATGGGAGTGACGACCAGCGGCCATTATGTGCGAACGGCGCAAAGCCCGACCCACCAGGACCTGCTCGCCATGTGGAAGCAATGGCCCGGCGCAGGATCCGCTGCAGTGTCTAGACCATGAGGAATGCGATCGTGAACAACGTTGCCGGGCAGAGCGAATTTCGACCACTGTCCAAAGCCCAGCCGGCCCGCGCCTCTCGTCCCGGCTTCCATGGAGTATGATTCGACCCGTCGTTCATTACGGAGAGCCC from the Verrucomicrobiota bacterium genome contains:
- a CDS encoding carbohydrate kinase family protein, giving the protein MNTSPIAKASTRPDPETLRERCGRRLSEAGPALNRLKVFAGFDGFVDRIIHVVDQRENAERFSRLPTIERFASRAAAAAGKSTNFELVQQQIKLGGNGPILANALATFGARLTYVGALGWPSAHPVFAPFTERAQVHSVADPGLTDALEFEDGKLILSKCDHLRDVNWPNLEARFGRERLAEAFASSELVAFVNWTMLPAMSDIWETLQRELMPQLSGPPRRLFLDLADPEKRRREDIRRALELMVRFRGPFNVTLGLNEKEAGELAKVLELPPRPRTEEGLAELAQALHEKIGVDTLVIHPVRYALTASPSGVEVVQGPFVPNPKITTGAGDHFNAGFCLGQMLGFSDAESLLMGVTTSGHYVRTAQSPTHQDLLAMWKQWPGAGSAAVSRP